TTTACAGCTTCCTGTTCACTCATACCTGTTTAACTCCCAAAATGCATAACGGCATACGGAGCGACTATTAATACCAACTTTGTATCTTATGTCCAGCATCTTTTACTATGTCAGAAATATCATTATTAACAATCCACATTAAACACTACAGAAGCAGCATGACTTTATCACCCGTTTGGCATATTAAAAGGCACAGCCAGTACGTGAACAAACGGAGATGACAAATGGTTGCTACCACACACAATTTTGGAACTGAAAAAGTAGACACCTTTCTTTCAGCAATTAAGAATACCGTCCCCCTCTGGGTTATGGGAACTGAAGAGTTTTCTCACCAGAATGGCTTGATCAATGTTTTTCAAAACCTTTCATCCGCCAACCCTCAGTTTAAGGAAATCAGCTCGGGGCTGGCCCTGCTGGCGTGGCAGCAAAATCCGCTTGACCGTTCAGCGGCCGTGCGCTGTATGGACCTGAATAATTCATCACGCCCGCCCGCACTGATCAAAATCTTGCAAGCCCTGATAAGTTCCCCGGTATCGCACATCCCCCTTCAGGACCTCGACAACCTGCTTCAATCCGGGGATCAAACCCTCATTATCCGACATTTATTTCCCTTGTTGCGTGGATCGGACGGCTTGAACTGGCTGACCCATTCATGGGATACCCTGCTACGCATGGGCAATGCGGAATTGCCCAGAACGGCCCTTGATCTGGTTAATTGGAATGACAATTTAATCCAGCTTAAACAGAGACTTAAAACACAGTACAATTTTTTATACAGTTCAATTGATGAAACTGTGCAGGACCTTGAAGAGCTGGATCACGACATCTGGTCACTGTGGCAGGATTACATGCGCAGTGAACTCCTGCTCCGCTCCGGACAGACCGAAGAGGGCAAGGACATACTGGCGAAGCTATGGAAAAAGAACATCTGGAACCTCAACTGGGGTCAAAAACTGCATGGACTGCTCAATCCTATAGATACAACTAATGCCCTCAGCCATTCAGATGAAGTCGCCATTCTGCTCTATTCTTGGAACAACGGACAATTGATTGAGAACACGCTAAAAAATGTTGCGACATCAAATATCGGCAATGCGCGGATATTCGCCCTGAACAACGGCTCTGATGACAGCACCGGACAGGTTATAAATGAGGCTCAGTATCGCTTTAAAAAGGGGCACTATAAACCTATCAACCTGCAAGTTAACGTAGGTGCCCCGGCGGCCCGCAACTGGCTGCTGGCTGAACCGGAAGTGCGCAAGGCCAAATGGGCCGTATTTCTGGATGATGATGTGGAACTGGAACCCAACTGGCTGGAAGAACTTCTGGCGACCGCGCAAAGTTACAACAACCCCGGAGCTGTGGGATGCAGAATCACCTCCACAGAAACTCCCCGGTCATTACAGTCAGCGGATTACCACCTCTTTCCTCCCGGAAACGGGACTTCCCAAATCGAAGGGCTAACTGAGAAGATCATGGTCTTTGACAGTTGCCGCAACGGCTTTGATTATGGACAGTTTTCTTACACCCGTCCGGCAATGCACGTTTCAGGCTGCTGTCATATGCTGAATATGGAAGCAATCCATCAATGCGGGAATTTCGACGTGCGCTTCAACCCCACCCAATTCGACGATCTCGAAAGGGACCTGCGCGCAGCACTTGGCGGGTACGAACATGTCTACGCCGGGCAACTGCGCATCGGGCATATCCAACACTCAAGTCTTGCCAAAGCAAGCAATGTGCGTTCCATGGCTCAGGTTTTCGGCAACAAGATAAAACTGGAAAGCAAATACAGCGAGCATGACCTGAACGTCCTTTTCGGGAAAGACATGGCCATGCTCTGGCAGGATGTTGACCGCAAATGGAAAGAGCTGGCAGAAGTCCTTTAACAGACTATCTGGCAAGCCACTCTGCTGTTAATTTTTCCATCTCTTCGGGAGAAAAAGACGGATTATCGTACATACCTTTTGCATATCGCTGGGAAAATCCGTGATACAGAATCAAGGCAGCAGCAACGGAAACGTTGAAACTCTGGATCATACCCTGCATGGGAATGTAGACTTCATCAGGAACCAATTCCGCCAATTCCGGCGCGGTTCCGCTATGTTCGTTGCTCAGGATAACCGCTGAGGGTTTGCTGAAATCAAAATCCATAAGCGGCTTTGCCGTTTCGGAAAAACCAGTTCTTACAACCTGATATCCCTGCTCACGCAGCCCTCCGACCATCTTTACCGGGTCGGTATGTTTAGTGCGCTCAACCCACTTTTTACCTGAAGCGGAAGATTTTTTTGCAAGTTCAGGCCACTGTGATACAGTATAATACAGATGTATGCCGTAGATGCCGAAAGCGTCACAGCTTCTAAGGATGGCCGAAACATTGTGGGGGTCCCAGACATTATCCACAATCAGGGTAAAATCCTTCTGGCGTTTTGCCAGAACTTCCCGGACTCTTGCTTCTCTTTGAGGTGTTCTCTGTCTTTCCATGGCGTACTGGGTACTCAACCTTTTGCAAGTTTGCAAGGGGTGAGGCTGCAACAGCGACACAGCGCAGCATAAAGCAGATTATTGAGAAAGACATTAGATTGATTTAAAAAAGATGATATGTAATGATTTCAGAGGATATATATTCACGGAGGCTTTAATGCGCGCGCTGATTGCAGAGGATGAATTTGTAGGACGAAAATTACTTTCGACCTTTCTGGCCCCACTTTTCGTGATTGATGTCGCGGTAAACGGTAAAGAAGCGGTCGAGGCATACAAACTGGCCTTTGAAGAAGGTGATCCATACAGCTTAATTCTTATGGACATCATGATGCCTGAACAGGACGGCCTCTCCGCCCTTGAAGAGATCAGGAATTTTGAAAACAAAAACAAAGTAGTGAACCACTGCAAAGTGGTCATGACCACAGCACTTGATGACCCCAAAACAGTCATCCGGTCTTTCCATGATGTTGAAGCATCCGCATTCATCGTCAAGCCGGTAGACAGGAACAAACTTTACGAAGAACTCGAAAAAATCGGGTTGATGAACAAATAATTTTCCGGCTGATGGAGCATCTGCAAAATGAGTGAAGACGATTCTCTTGTTGAAGAATTTTTCTCCGAAGTAAATGACAAGTACTACCCACAGGTACTTGAAGGAATCGACCTCCTTGATGAACAACGCATTGAGGAAGGCATCGAGGTGCTCTCGCGTCCGCTGCACACAATCAAAGGGGTCACCGGATTCATGTCCGGGTTTGAACCGGCTTCCACCTTTACCCACAAGGTCGAAGATTTCCTCAAGAAAATGCAGGCCGGAGAGGTTGAGCACGACCTCATGCAGATTGCCCTAGCCATTGAGTCCGTCAACACGATTTTCATGCTCATCGAACAGCTTCGGGAATCCGGCAGTTTTGACCAAAGCCTCACTGACGACATTGAAACCAGACTCTGCGGGGAAGGTCAAAAATCCGGAGCCGCAGATGAGTCCGGCATAAACCCCATTGAAGCCGAAGAACTCCCTGATGCGCGAATATTCAATCTCAAGGTAAACAGACTTTACAGCTCCGAACAATTGAAAATGGTGGAAGAAAGCCTGCAATCAATAGACGGAACAAGCAGGCTCCTTTTTGATTTCGGGATCACCATGTCCGTAGGGTCTGCATTTTTCGAACTAATTGCGTCTTATTCCGAAATTTGCGAAATAGGCATCACCGGAATGAACAGCCATTGTACAAGCACTTTTTATTCTTGGGGTTTCCAGCGCTATCTGACTGTTTTTGACAGCAGGGAAAGCTTTCTGAACAACACCGGAGTTTGAGGATAATGAAGGACAGTATTTCCAGTTGTATAAGCCAGATTCAAGAATCAATCATCGGCCTTGAGCACGGGGACGGTGATATTAATGATGTTTTGAACGCACTAGGGCTTGACAATGCCCAGATGAGATCGGCTCAGATAATCGCCCTTATGGATATGCTGACTGACGGCATTACCCCTGTAACCCCGGACCTGATCACCTCCCTGCTTGATATTGCCGAAGCCCAAAAAAAATTCTTTTACTGCATCGGGGGACTGCTTGATCAAGGCGGTGCTCCGATTGATTCAAGAAAGGATGACAGTTCCGCCTGCGACACAGAAGACCGTGAAGCAATCGCTACAGCACCGGATAAATATGAACAGGAAATGATGGCCGAGATGATGGCCATGACCGAAGGAACTCCAGACGAAGATGAAGGCTGGGAAAAAGTTGAAGGACAGCCTGAAACCCCGCTAGCTGAAGCAGAGAAGAAACAACAGGAACAGGCTGTCGAATCGGAAAATAGAATCGAGCCTGAACAGGTTGCAACAGCAGCAAAGCAAATCCCAGACGAAGAGAAAAGTGCCAAAGTCCAACCTGCTCCCGCTAAAATGAAAGACGCACAAGCTATTTCCTCCATTCGTGTTTCCACCCAGCAACTCGATTCCCTCATCGAGTTGGTAGGTAAACTGATGGTCACCTACGCGGTCATTGCTCAGACTAAGTCTGATAATATTTCCAAAATTTCATCCAGCCTTTCTGAGTTGGATAAAGTCATCCGCAACCTGCAATCGGAAGTGGATGAAATCAGGATGGTTCCGCTAAAACAGATTTTCATGCCCATGCACAGGCTGGTTAAATCCACCTCGCAAAAGCTCAACAAACGCATCAAATTCACCATTATCGGAGAAGAGCTGGCACTGGATAAGACCATCGTGGAATGTTTGAATGAACCGCTGGTCCATCTGCTGCGCAATGCGCTTGACCACGGCATTGAAACTACTGAAGACCGCCAGATGTGCGGCAAGAACGAAATGGGTAAGGTAGACCTGAAGGCCTACCGTCAAGGCGAATTCGCTTACATAGAAATTATCGACGACGGTAAGGGTCTTGATGCCGACATCCTGCTCAGCAAAGCCCTTGAACGCGGACTGGCCGACCCGGAAAAAAAATATACCAAGGAAGAAATTTACGAGTTCATCCTGCAATCAGGCTTCTCCACAGCCAGTGCGGTCACCGATATTTCCGGTCGCGGAGTAGGCATGGACGCGGTTGTTGCCGCCATCCAGAATACGTTGGACGGGAAAGTATCCATTACCAGTGAACTGGGCAAAGGATCTACTTTCACCATTAGCATCCCCTTAAGCCGCTCGGTAAACGAAGGAATCGTGGATGCCCTGATCACCTCAGTTGGCCCGGAAACCTTCATCTTCCCCAGCCGGGAAGTGCTGGAAGTATACGAGCCCGTAGAAAAAGAGTTTACCGACCTGCCCGATGGCCGGGAAACCGTATCTGTTCGCGGCAAGATTCACTCCCTGATCCGTATGCACAAAGTTTTTGACCTCCCGGACCCCACTGACGAGGTAATCCCCAAGGTCATCATGGTAAAATTGGGAGAAACAGTTGTCGCCATTCTCGTAGACGAAGTCCTGCGTCAGCAAAAAGCGGTCGTCACCGGATTCACCCTGCCGGTAAACTCCATCTACAAACTGCCCATCCTCGGCTTCGGCATGATGGGCGAACACGATGCCCTGGTGGTGGATACGGAAACATTGATTGCCGCACACATGGAAGGGGAAGCCTAAAAACAATCCGCGCCATCCCGCAATTTTCCAGCGCACAGGAAAAACTTTTCTCTGTGGCCTTTGTCTGCTATGCATGCGTGTTCACGACAAAGACAACCTCTCAGCGCAGGAAATAGCAGATGAAAAAAGCCATCCTTTTTGCAGCACACGGATCGAAAAACAGAGCTGCCAGTTCGGCACTGGGCAATATTTTGAAGATGGCTAAAGAGGCCCATCCGGACATCCCGGTTTACAGTGCTTTTACTTCCGGGCATGTACTGAAAAAGCTTCGTGAACAGGGCCAGAACATGCCCACCGTAAAACAGAATCTTGAAAATCTGGCCGAAGAAGGTGTCACCCATGTGGTTGTGCAATCCCTGCACGTGATTCCCGGAACGGAATTCAACAACATCAGCAGGCTGTTGGACAGGGTCGACAAAGGCGAAATTAAATTTGAAAAAGCCGTACTTGGCGAACCGCTGCTGACCAATGAACAGGAGATCGACGAAATATCCGACATCATCCTGAATCTGCTGGAAGAACGGGATTCGCAAAATGAGGCTCTGATCCTCGTGGCTCATGGTTCCAAATTTTCCGAGAGCGGCAACTCCTTGTATGATAAATTCAAGGAAGTACTGGAAGCAAAAGACAAAAACGCCTACCTCGGCAAGCTCAATTCCGAAGGTGGCATTGAAAAGATAAGCGACTGTATCAAGGGTTCCGGGGTAAAACGAGCCTATCTGCTGCCTCTGCTCTTCGGAGCCGGAAACCATGTAAAAAAAGATATGGCCGGAGAGCACGATGGATCATGGAAAAATGTTGTGGCCTCACGAGGAATTGAACCGATTCCTGTAGTGCAGGGAGTCGGGGAATTCGATATTTTCGCCCAACGCTGGATGGACAAACTTGAAAAAGCCATCAGCCAGCTTGATACATAAATTGAGGTTTTGAAAACAGGCTCCACGCCACCACAATTTATTACCTGCCCAAAAATTTCTCACTTGATTGTACTCCGCACCGCATATACATTATGCTGGTGCGGTTAATTTTTTAACGGACCGGAAAACAATGACAACTTCCATCACAGTGCATTGCCATGACAAAAAAAACATGGAGATTGCACCCACTGCCGGGCTGAACATGGCCCAGACTCTTTTCCTGAACGGAGCATTCAAAGGAGTGCCTCTCTGTTCCGGCATGGGACGTTGCGGGCTGTGCAAAGTGAAGTTTGAATCTGCGCCGCCCGAGCCGCGCAAGGAAGAGTTGCAAAAATTTTCCGCCACAGAAATAAAATCCGGCTGGCGGCTTTCCTGCCTGCATCCGGCAGCCCCGGCAACAATTTTTCTGCCTGAGCCGGAACGGATTGTACCGCGTGTCTCAGACAAATTTTCCCGAGAACTCCCTGACAACATGGCCCTTGCCGTGGATCTGGGCACCACCGGAATGCACTGGGCGTTCACCCTTGGAGACGAAACAGTAAAATCAGGACAGGAACTGAATCCCCAGATGGGGCTTGGCAGCGAGGTTATGTCCCGGCTGGCTTTTGCCGCAAAACCAGAGCAGCGCAAAATACTTTCAGAGCTGGTCACAAGGCGATTAAATGAGATCATAGCTGAAACAAATCAGGTTAAAGAACTGGTAATTTCCGGCAATCCGTCCATGACTTCCATCCTCGCTCAGGATGATGTTGAAGGCTTAAGCCGTGCTCCCTACTCCCTGCCCAGCAAGGGAGGGCAAAGAGTAAAGCTTGACGCAAACCTTCCCGAAGCGTACATCCCGCCACATCTGGCCCCGTTTGTTGGTGCAGATATAACAGCCGGGATTGTAGCCCTGAATTTTTCCGAGCCAAAAGCGCAGCCGCCGTATCTCTTCGCGGATCTCGGCACAAATGGCGAATTCGTGCTCTGCCTTTCCGAGAACGAATACATTATCTCCTCGGTACCCATGGGCCCGGCGCTTGAAGGTGTCGGCATGAGTAATGGACGCACAGCCGGACCGGGAGCAGTATCAGCTTTCACGCTTACCCCGCTGGGACTCTCGCCATCAATAATTAAAGCGGATAGACAAGAGCAAAATCGGAAACCGGGCATCACCGGAACAGGCTACCTTTCACTCTGCGCCCTGCTGCTCAAATCAGGTGTGCTAACCCGTGAAGGACAATTCGGCATGGGAAACACCCCGCTTGCCGCAAAGCTTGCCGATAAATTGACAGAGATAAACGGAACCCCGGTCCTTGATCTGGGACATGAGGGATTAACCCTCCCGGCCCCGGATGTGGAAGAAATTTTAAAAGTTAAAGCGGCCTTTAACCTCGCCATGTCTGCCTTGCTGAATGAAGCAGGGCTGGCACCTTCCGATCTAAAGGAACTCATTCTCGGCGGGGCCATGGGCCAACATGTAAACAGAAATGATCTGGTAACAACCGGATTCATCCCTGCGGAAAGCGGTGCAATCACCCGAGCCGCAGGAAATACTTCCCTCGCGGGAGCAAAAATTTTAACATACAATAAAAAAGCAAGAGATTTTGCCGCCAGCCTGCCCAGCCGTTCCAAAGTTCTGGAACTGGCCGGAAGCAACGATTTTGGCGATAAATACCTTGCGAGGATAATTTTCAAATATGTCTATTAAAGTAAGTTCACTTTTCCCCCTGCCGACTAATAATGTAACAAAATTACTGAATAACTACTTAAAAATTCTACAAAAAACAGTCCCGCTTAAAAGTAAGCACAGCGAGGAACTGCCCTACGCAATACGCGACCTTTCCCGCGACCTGACCGGGGAACGCTCCGGCCTGTCCAATGATTACATGGGCGACCCGCGTAGCCTGAACGCATATCTGCGTTATTTCCTGCCTTGGAACCTGTACCGTCTTGCAAGGCTGTTTCAGGGGCTGGACATCAACCTGCCCGATAAAGGTATCGTCGTTGATCTCGGAGCCGGACCGCTTACCGTGGCTCAGGCCCTGTGGATTGCAAGGCCGGACCTGCGCGATAAAAAACTGACTTTTATCAACGTGGACCGCACCCCGAAACCCATGCGCGAAGGCACCAAGCTCTTTCAGGCACTTGCCGGTGAAAAATCACCATGGCGCATGGTTAACGTAAAAGGCGGCTCCACTTCCAAACTGCGCGAAAAAGCACACCTGCTGGTCACCGCCAACATGGTCAATGAGGCTTCCGCAGGCACACGCATTCCTCTGCCTGTCTGGGCGGAAAAATTCTGCATGTCCATGGTCCACAAGCTGGCCCCGGAAGGCAGAATTCTGATCATCGAACCGGGCATCCGTCGTTCAGGGCGGGTACTTTCCGTGATTCGTGGACAATTTGTCGAAGCAGGATTTCCCATTCTCGGTCCCTGCACCCATGAACAGGAATGTCCCATGAACGGCGAACAGGGTAAGGCATGGTGTCATTTCAACTTTGATTCCGAGCACGCCCCGGCATGGTTGCAGAAGCTTTCAGCCCAGTGTCGTCTTGAAAAGGACAACGTCAGTCTGAGCTTTCTTTATGTAGGGCTGCGCAAGGAAGAAGTCGAAGCACCGCGCGAAGGTGAAATGCGTATCCGCGCTGTATCCGAATCTTTCAGACTTGATGAAGGCGGTTTCGGTCAGTACGGCTGTGCAGCCGAAGGTCAAATCCTTCTCTCTGCGCAAGGCGGAGCAAAAACCTTGTACCCCGGCGGACTTATCGGTATGCCCGTTCCTGAAGAAGAAAAACGGGATGAGAAGTCCGGCGCACTCATCGTGCCCCTGCCCATACGCGAGCACGACAAACGCAAGCTGGAAGAGAAAAATAAAAAGTAAGAAATGCCTCCGGCGGCTTAAACCCTTTTGCAAAAGGGTTTAAGAATCCCAAAACCTTTTATTAAGGCTTCGCCGTTTGTATATTCGAAAGTCAATTTAGCATATTATATGCGAAGCTTACTAAAAGGTTCTGAAGGGGATGGGGTCTGGGGAAGGGGAAACTCTTGCAAGAGTTTCCCCTTCCCCAGCCGCCGGAGGCAAAATCTTTTCATAAAAAGCGCGAAGCGCATCAAAAGACTCTTATGGAATTTATAGATCTGGGATTAATTTCCCACAAAGAAGCCGAACAGGTCCAACTTGAAAGGTTGAAACAAGTAATGGAGGGCAGCGCATGCGAAGCCCTCTATCTTTTGGAGCATCCTCCTGTTGTCACGCTGGGCAGACAGGGCGGGCTGGAAAACCTGCTTATCAGTGAAGAAGCCCTCAAGCAGATGGGGGCCGAAGTGGTCCAGACAGCTCGCGGCGGCAACATCACCTGCCATTATCCCGGACAAATGGTGGTCTACCCGGTCATACGCATTGAAAAACGGCGCGGCGGCATCAAAAAATTCTTTCATGACATGGAAGAGACCGCGATTCGTACTGCGGGAAGGTTCGGCGTGGAAGCAGCAAGAAGCGAGGGTAGACCCGGAGTCTGGGTCGGTCCCGGTAAACTCTGCTCTATCGGCATCGGGGTAAAAAAATGGATCACCTACCACGGCTTATCATTCAATGTTTCCAGTGACATGAAACTTTTCGACGCCATCACCCTTTGCGGGCTACACGGCGCGCACCCCACTTCTCTTTCAAGGGAGGCGGGCAAAGAAATTTCTACCGAGGAAGTAAAAAATGTCTTCAGAGAAGAATTCAGAAAAATATTTGCGGATACCGCCGTGGCTGCGGGTTAAACTGCCCACCGGAAGAACTTTTAACAACACCAGCAAGATGCTGGAAGACCTGAATCTGAATACGGTCTGCCAGTCCGCGAAATGCCCCAACTGCTGGGACTGTTTCTCGCGCAAGGTAGCAACCTTCCTGATCATGGGCAATAATTGCACCCGCAACTGTGCCTTCTGCAACATCTGCCCCGGCCTGATCGAACCTTTGGACGCAGACGAACCGCGCCGTGTTTCCGAAGCTGTGAAACGGCTGGAGCTAAAATACGCAGTTGTAACCTCAGTTACGCGCGATGACCTGCCCGACGGAGGCGCATCCCATTTTGCTGAAACCATCGAACGCATCCGAGCTGAACTTTCTGAATGCAAAATCGAAGTGCTCATCCCGGATTTTAAGGGCAACCTCGATGCGCTAAAAGCTGTCATCGCTGCCAAGCCGGACGTAATCAACCACAATGTGGAAACCCCGCCCGCACTTTACCCGCAAATCCGCCCACAAGCAGATTACCAGCAGAGCCTGGAACTCATCGAACGGGTCAAACAGCTTAGCGACATCCACGCAAAATCGGGCCTCATGGTCGGCCTCGGCGAAACAGACGAGCAAGTTTACCAAGTAATCGACGACCTCGCGGCCATAAATTGCGACATCATTACCATCGGCCAATACATGCGCCCTTCAAAAGCCCACCCGGCTGTGAAACGCTACGTAGAGCCGTCAGTATTCGATGAATATGCCGAATACGGCAAAAAGCTCGGCGTACCGCACATGTTCTGTGCACCGCTGGTTAGGTCGAGCTTTAATGCTGCTGAGGCTTTTGACAAGATTTAGGCTGTCATTTACATCGCTAATCGCGACTGTACATTGATAATCGCGACTGGCACAACGCTAATCGCGACTGAGCAATGATCCCATATACTAAAAACGCAAAAAGTCACCCACATTTATTGATTATAAATGTGGGTGATTTTTTATTTTTAGCGCAGGGCGTACACTTAAACTCAGTGCGGCGGTCTTCTTAAAAATATGTCAGGGCCAAAATTATCTATGTGGCCAGTCCGGCCTAAAATTCAAGAAGATGAATCGTTAACGTCTTGGTTAACCAGAACAGCTAACGAGTATGACTATAAACCATATATGCTATGTCAAATTGCATTAGATAAAAAAATAAGACCGAATCTTGACTTCGACATCAAAATAAAAAGTGATGATCTAAAAAAATTATCAAGGTTGTCGGGACAACCCTATAACAAATTAAAGGACGCTACTTTTCTAGATGAATATTTTAAATGGGATAGAAGTACTAAACTCTGGCTAGATTGTAGAATTAACCGTCCACCACGGAACGCAAGAGTCGTATTTTGCCCTAAATGTATCACGGACCCAAAACAACATACTCCATACCTGAGAAAAGAATGGAGAATTTCATACAACGTAATATGCAAATATCATAGGATAAGACTAATTGAGAAATGTCCCATTTGCTACACACCATTTAATCTAAATAGTCCTTTCTTGCTCCAAAAAAAATTACAGGTATGCCACAATTGTGATCAACCTATACGAAAAATGGCTATACAGATCTCTGATCAAACAAGACTTGATCAGATGCTTATAAACTCGAAAGCCATCTCATCTAGTTTAATTAATTATCTCAACAACGCTGTGTTTGAGGAACTGAAGAAACAAAGAGAAAAGTCGTCTAATCCAAAAGTACTAGAATTAATTAACCCTAAACTACAGTCACTATGGGATTGCCGAACAACCCCACTTGGAGAAATGGACATAGGATTACGATACGAGTTAATGAGGCTAACTATGCCAATATATAAAAATGTCATCAATCGATCATATGATTACATTGCTAACCTTGGAATAAATATATTAAAATAATTATGGCAAAACAATTTCATCAGCAGAAAACCATCCATGTTTAATTACCTGATTCGCTACATCATCTGGGTTGTCTGAATACATAATCAATGCGAGGCTCTCTTCGGCCCGACTACAGGTGACATAAAACAGACGACGGGTATTCTCTATTGATGAAGGAGAGCCTTCTTTTACACCGAAAAGCTTTTCGTATGAGAACATAAAACCTCTCGCATCGTGGTCGTCCAAAACAACACACACCCTTGAAAATTCGAGCCCTTTAACTCCATGGTGAGTGTCAAACGGGGCGTCTCCTTTAACATACTGGCTGTATGCCTTTATCTGCTGAAATGGGGTTGCCCCAAACTGCCGCCAGGCTTTAGTCTCATCGTCCGCATCATCTTCTTCGTCTTCTTTCTCATGTATAGGAGAACTAAAAGGTTTCAGCTTGTCTGGAATTAAAAATAAATTTGTTTCCGCG
This sequence is a window from Marinifilum sp. JC120. Protein-coding genes within it:
- the lipB gene encoding lipoyl(octanoyl) transferase — encoded protein: MEFIDLGLISHKEAEQVQLERLKQVMEGSACEALYLLEHPPVVTLGRQGGLENLLISEEALKQMGAEVVQTARGGNITCHYPGQMVVYPVIRIEKRRGGIKKFFHDMEETAIRTAGRFGVEAARSEGRPGVWVGPGKLCSIGIGVKKWITYHGLSFNVSSDMKLFDAITLCGLHGAHPTSLSREAGKEISTEEVKNVFREEFRKIFADTAVAAG
- the lipA gene encoding lipoyl synthase, producing the protein MSSEKNSEKYLRIPPWLRVKLPTGRTFNNTSKMLEDLNLNTVCQSAKCPNCWDCFSRKVATFLIMGNNCTRNCAFCNICPGLIEPLDADEPRRVSEAVKRLELKYAVVTSVTRDDLPDGGASHFAETIERIRAELSECKIEVLIPDFKGNLDALKAVIAAKPDVINHNVETPPALYPQIRPQADYQQSLELIERVKQLSDIHAKSGLMVGLGETDEQVYQVIDDLAAINCDIITIGQYMRPSKAHPAVKRYVEPSVFDEYAEYGKKLGVPHMFCAPLVRSSFNAAEAFDKI